In the Theobroma cacao cultivar B97-61/B2 chromosome 1, Criollo_cocoa_genome_V2, whole genome shotgun sequence genome, one interval contains:
- the LOC18613992 gene encoding uncharacterized protein LOC18613992, which yields MKNLQSTQDIKPSTQASHEPKTEQQNNQTTDAPLADSGSVSASSNDGRKVSRQDIELVQNLIERCLQLYMNRDEVVKTLLTRARIDPGFTTLVWQKLEEENADFFRAYYIRLKLKKQILLFNHFLEHQYHLMKYPVPPKVPLAPIQNGIHPMPVNNLPMGYPVLQQPPIPATGQPHLDSMGISSCHVVNGVPAPSNFQPMCMNSGNDMVMENNATNVTPAVPPTTTMSSMSEMPVSPTSVASSGNFPFTASDMSGMGVDTSVLDSAFTTDVASSVGLQLGPDNGAGNSRDSLRSLDQIQWNFSLTDLTADLSNLGDLGALGNYSGSPFLPSDSEILLDSPEQEDIVEEFFVDSVPGQPCSQSDEEKS from the exons ATGAAGAACTTACAg AGCACACAAGATATAAAACCCTCAACTCAAGCTTCACACGAACCAAAAACGGAACAGCAGAACAATCAAACAACAGATGCCCCCTTAGCAGACTCTGGCTCTGTGTCTGCTTCAAGCAATGATGGCCGAAAAGTTTCACGCCAAGATATTGAACTT GTCCAGAATTTAATTGAACGATGTTTACAACTATACATGAATAGAGATGAGGTTGTCAAAACTCTCCTGACTCGAGCAAGGATAGACCCTGGATTCACAACTTTAG TATGGCAGAAGCTAGAAGAGGAGAATGCTGATTTTTTCCGGGCCTATTACATAAGGCTGAAGTTAAAGAAGCAAATCCTTTTATTTAACCATTTTCTTGAGCATCAATATCATCTGATGAAATACCCTGTGCCTCCAAAAGTTCCTTTGGCTCCAATACAAAATGGGATCCATCCCATGCCCG TTAACAACTTACCAATGGGATACCCTGTGCTGCAACAGCCTCCAATTCCAGCTACGGGGCAACCTCATCTTGACTCCATGGGCATATCTAGCTGTCATGTGGTCAATGGAGTCCCTGCACCCAGCAATTTTCAACCTATGTGCATGAATTCAGGGAACGA CATGGTGATGGAAAACAATGCCACTAATGTAACACCTGCAGTTCCTCCAACCACTACCATGTCATCTATGTCAGAGATGCCTGTGAGTCCTACATCAGTGGCGTCCAGTGGGAATTTCCCCTTCACTGCGTCAGACATGTCAGGGATGGGAGTAGACACTTCAGTACTGGATTCAGCCTTCACAACTGATGTTGCAAGTTCAGTAGGATTGCAGCTGGGACCTGATAATGGAGCTGGGAATTCTAGAGATTCCCTTAGATCACTTGATCAGATTCAGTGGAATTTTAGCCTCACAGATCTGACAGCAGACTTGTCAAACTTGGGAG ATTTAGGAGCCCTTGGGAACTATTCTGGttctccttttcttccttctgaTTCAGAAATTTTGCTTGATTCTCCGGAGCAAGAGGATATAG TGGAGGAATTTTTTGTTGATTCTGTCCCTGGGCAGCCATGCTCTCAGTCCGATGAGGAGAAATCGTAG